The Candidatus Poribacteria bacterium genome includes a window with the following:
- a CDS encoding MFS transporter, translated as MEVKNKATRINLFSLKTVQMRAFHMTWGAFFLAFFGWFGIAPLMAIVREDLMLTKAQIGNTIIASVAITVLVRIVIGPLCDRIGSRRAYTWLLLIGSLPVMGIGLAKSYETFLLFRLAIGAIGASFVITQYHTSVMFAPNVIGTANATTAGWGNLGGGVTQMVMPLIFTTLLTLGIDKFLGWRLAMIVPGAALFLTGIAYYFVTRDAPDGDYKELRTRGELPAIQSKGIESFMLAVKDYRVWALFAIYAVCFGVELTINNIAALYYHDRFGLDVKTAGLIAGLFGLMNILARTMGGMFSDLFAKKMGLRGRVLFLFIALLGEGLALILFSQMGVLAVAVVTMIVFSLFVQMSEGATYGIVPFINKKALGAVAGLVGAGGNAGAVAAGFLFRAESITTQQGLLYLGFMVTVAAFCSVLVRFSPAVQEAEKKAFEAALADKARLKEEAAV; from the coding sequence ATGGAAGTCAAAAACAAGGCAACACGAATTAATCTATTCAGTTTGAAAACGGTACAGATGCGTGCTTTTCACATGACATGGGGTGCGTTTTTCCTAGCTTTTTTCGGTTGGTTCGGTATTGCCCCCCTAATGGCAATCGTCCGAGAAGACCTGATGCTGACCAAAGCCCAAATCGGTAACACCATCATCGCTTCAGTGGCGATTACAGTGCTCGTGCGGATTGTTATCGGCCCTCTCTGCGACCGGATCGGTTCGAGGCGGGCGTATACATGGCTGTTGCTTATCGGCTCACTTCCTGTGATGGGGATTGGGCTTGCCAAGAGTTACGAAACTTTCCTGCTTTTCAGATTAGCTATTGGTGCGATTGGGGCGTCGTTTGTCATCACGCAATATCATACCTCTGTGATGTTCGCCCCCAACGTCATCGGTACAGCGAATGCAACAACAGCCGGTTGGGGGAATTTAGGCGGTGGTGTGACGCAGATGGTAATGCCACTGATTTTTACCACGCTGCTTACTTTGGGTATCGATAAATTTCTCGGTTGGCGTTTGGCAATGATTGTGCCCGGTGCAGCACTGTTTCTCACCGGCATCGCTTACTATTTCGTCACACGCGATGCGCCAGATGGAGATTACAAAGAGCTACGCACCCGGGGCGAACTCCCTGCGATCCAAAGCAAAGGCATAGAGTCATTCATGCTCGCAGTTAAAGACTACCGCGTCTGGGCGTTGTTTGCCATCTATGCTGTCTGCTTCGGCGTTGAGTTGACGATTAACAATATCGCTGCGCTTTACTATCACGACCGATTCGGTCTAGATGTAAAGACAGCAGGACTGATTGCCGGGCTGTTTGGCTTGATGAACATCCTCGCCCGTACCATGGGCGGTATGTTTTCCGATCTGTTCGCAAAAAAGATGGGGTTGAGAGGGCGCGTCCTATTCCTATTTATCGCCCTCCTCGGCGAGGGACTCGCACTTATACTCTTCTCCCAGATGGGAGTTTTGGCTGTCGCTGTTGTCACAATGATTGTCTTCAGCCTCTTCGTGCAGATGTCCGAAGGCGCGACCTACGGTATTGTGCCTTTCATCAACAAAAAGGCTCTCGGCGCAGTCGCCGGACTCGTTGGTGCAGGTGGAAACGCAGGAGCAGTCGCAGCAGGTTTCCTTTTCCGTGCTGAGAGTATCACAACACAACAGGGACTGCTATACCTTGG
- the nirB gene encoding nitrite reductase large subunit NirB: MKDSNFIRETSDSKTVVVIGNGMVGHRFCEKLVEFDVDRKLQIVTFCEEPRAAYDRVGLTQFFTNRDSEQLMLTSTQWYEDQGISLHVGDKATAIDSELRVVQSENGKEIPYDIVVLATGSYPFVPPIPGVDKDGVFVYRTLETVEAAAVIGGGLLGLEAAKAAYDLGLKTHVVEFMPGLMPRQVDETGSNLLIKKIEELGVHVHVDTATKEIIGNGKVEGMVFNSGEVIDVGMVIVSAGIRPRDELARECGIEVHERGGIVINDYLQTDAPDIYAIGEVALHGGMIYGLVAPGYEMAEILAARLTGDGTRTFAGADLSTKLKLMGVDVASFGDYTADDSIAKPLTYEDPFGGIYKKLLFTLDGKKLVGGILVGDASDYGSLMMLSENETELTTEPGALVLGSSGGGVVVSATEMPDAAQVCQCNSVSKGDICCAIRDNELTTVGEVKTFTKAGTGCGGCVPLVTDLLKQELEAAGLEINTDLCEHFPYTRQELFDIVKVKEIKAFDALIAEYGHGNGCEICKPAVTSMLAGLWNENIMLDRHQTLQDTNDRFLANMQRGGLYSVIPRVPGGEITPDKLIALGSIAKKYELYTKITGGQRIDMFGAQLHQLPDIWEELVNAGFESGHAYGKALRTVKSCVGTTWCRYAVQDSVKFAIQVEERYRGIRSPHKMKAAVSGCIRECAEAQGKDFGLIATEQGYNLYVCGNLLASDINEETAIQYLDRFIMFYIMTADKLTRTSVWLEKMEGGIDYLRDVIVHDKLGICDELERRMEHLVDTYKCEWREVVMNPEIREKFRQFINTDETETGIELVSERGQQRPKYWEKDLIPIEDVTLPSSAKLKALRESPDKQWIKVGSVSDFPHDGGAAIKYGKTQIAVFNFSSRGEWYATQNMCPHKKAFVLSRGIIGDAQGTPKIACPLHKKTFCLESGACLSGEDYEVLTFPVKVKDNDVYLKLPPQDELDATLSTENFCNIGALPRGPEKGAAKDPITPYLRVERPDGQLDYIGERVGVNISESDILNS; this comes from the coding sequence ATGAAAGATTCAAATTTTATCAGAGAAACGAGCGACTCGAAAACAGTTGTTGTTATCGGAAACGGTATGGTCGGACATCGGTTCTGTGAAAAATTAGTCGAGTTTGATGTCGATCGAAAGTTGCAGATTGTAACGTTCTGTGAAGAACCTCGTGCGGCTTACGATCGCGTCGGTCTTACCCAATTCTTCACGAACCGCGACTCTGAACAACTCATGCTCACGAGCACCCAGTGGTACGAAGATCAAGGCATTTCGCTCCATGTGGGTGATAAAGCAACCGCCATCGACAGCGAGCTGCGAGTTGTCCAATCAGAAAACGGGAAGGAAATCCCCTACGACATCGTTGTACTCGCAACCGGCTCCTATCCCTTTGTGCCACCAATTCCGGGTGTCGATAAAGACGGTGTATTCGTCTACCGAACCCTTGAGACAGTCGAAGCGGCAGCCGTTATTGGTGGAGGATTGCTCGGCTTGGAAGCGGCAAAAGCAGCCTACGACCTTGGTCTCAAAACACATGTTGTCGAATTCATGCCCGGCTTGATGCCTCGACAGGTGGATGAAACTGGATCCAATCTCCTCATCAAAAAAATTGAGGAGCTCGGCGTCCATGTCCATGTCGACACAGCGACCAAAGAGATCATCGGTAACGGAAAGGTTGAGGGCATGGTATTCAACAGCGGTGAGGTGATCGACGTTGGAATGGTTATTGTCTCTGCGGGCATTCGACCTCGCGATGAACTTGCGCGTGAATGCGGGATCGAAGTCCACGAACGGGGCGGCATCGTCATCAATGATTATTTACAGACCGACGCCCCAGACATCTACGCTATCGGTGAGGTCGCCTTACACGGCGGGATGATTTACGGTCTCGTCGCACCGGGTTATGAAATGGCAGAAATTCTCGCTGCCCGGTTGACCGGCGATGGGACCCGAACCTTTGCCGGTGCCGATCTGTCGACAAAACTCAAACTTATGGGCGTTGACGTGGCAAGTTTCGGGGATTACACCGCGGATGATTCCATCGCCAAACCACTCACCTACGAAGATCCCTTCGGTGGCATCTACAAAAAACTGCTCTTTACCCTAGATGGGAAAAAGTTGGTCGGCGGCATCTTGGTCGGTGACGCTTCCGATTACGGTAGCCTCATGATGCTTTCAGAGAACGAAACCGAATTGACCACAGAACCGGGGGCGTTGGTGCTCGGTTCAAGCGGCGGCGGCGTGGTTGTATCCGCCACGGAGATGCCCGACGCAGCACAAGTTTGTCAGTGTAACAGCGTCAGCAAGGGCGACATCTGCTGCGCGATTCGTGACAATGAGCTTACAACTGTCGGGGAAGTAAAAACCTTCACGAAGGCAGGCACAGGCTGCGGTGGCTGTGTCCCACTCGTGACTGACCTACTCAAACAGGAATTAGAAGCAGCGGGATTAGAAATCAATACGGATCTGTGCGAACACTTCCCCTACACCCGTCAGGAATTATTCGATATTGTCAAAGTTAAGGAGATTAAAGCTTTCGATGCCCTTATCGCCGAGTATGGACACGGCAACGGCTGTGAAATCTGCAAACCTGCTGTCACATCAATGCTAGCGGGCCTGTGGAACGAGAACATCATGCTTGACAGACACCAAACATTGCAGGACACCAACGATCGTTTCTTGGCGAACATGCAGCGTGGTGGTCTTTATTCCGTCATTCCACGCGTCCCGGGCGGTGAAATTACGCCCGATAAACTCATCGCACTCGGTTCAATCGCTAAGAAATATGAACTTTATACGAAAATTACTGGTGGACAACGCATCGACATGTTTGGCGCACAGTTACACCAACTACCGGACATTTGGGAGGAACTTGTCAACGCAGGTTTCGAGAGCGGTCACGCCTACGGAAAGGCGTTACGGACCGTCAAGAGTTGTGTCGGCACAACATGGTGTCGCTACGCTGTCCAAGACTCGGTGAAGTTCGCCATTCAGGTCGAAGAACGCTATCGCGGTATCCGCTCGCCACACAAAATGAAAGCCGCTGTTTCCGGTTGTATCCGAGAATGTGCCGAAGCACAGGGCAAGGACTTTGGATTAATTGCGACCGAACAGGGCTATAATCTCTATGTCTGTGGAAACCTACTCGCAAGCGACATTAACGAGGAGACAGCCATTCAGTACCTCGATCGCTTTATCATGTTCTACATCATGACCGCTGACAAACTCACGCGAACCTCTGTCTGGCTCGAAAAGATGGAGGGAGGCATTGACTACCTTCGCGATGTAATTGTCCACGACAAACTTGGTATCTGCGATGAATTGGAGAGACGGATGGAGCATCTCGTTGACACTTACAAATGTGAGTGGAGAGAGGTGGTCATGAATCCGGAAATTCGGGAAAAGTTCCGACAATTCATCAATACCGATGAGACCGAAACCGGCATTGAGCTTGTTTCGGAACGCGGACAGCAACGCCCAAAGTATTGGGAAAAGGACCTCATTCCAATCGAAGATGTAACCTTACCATCAAGCGCAAAGTTGAAAGCCTTGCGCGAATCCCCAGATAAACAGTGGATCAAAGTCGGGAGCGTTTCTGACTTTCCCCACGACGGCGGCGCAGCAATCAAATATGGAAAAACACAGATTGCCGTGTTCAATTTCTCCTCCCGTGGTGAGTGGTACGCGACGCAAAATATGTGTCCACACAAGAAGGCGTTCGTTCTCTCCCGCGGCATCATTGGTGATGCGCAGGGCACACCGAAAATCGCCTGTCCACTGCACAAAAAAACCTTCTGCCTCGAATCGGGAGCATGTCTGAGCGGCGAGGATTACGAAGTGCTTACCTTTCCGGTGAAAGTTAAAGACAACGATGTCTACCTTAAACTTCCACCCCAAGATGAACTTGATGCGACTTTGTCAACCGAAAACTTCTGCAACATCGGCGCGTTGCCCAGAGGTCCTGAGAAAGGGGCCGCGAAAGACCCAATCACGCCTTACTTACGGGTGGAACGTCCTGATGGACAGTTGGATTATATCGGCGAGCGGGTAGGTGTGAATATCTCTGAATCCGATATATTGAATTCCTAA